One segment of Vespa velutina chromosome 17, iVesVel2.1, whole genome shotgun sequence DNA contains the following:
- the LOC124955223 gene encoding LIM domain only protein 3-like isoform X1 — protein sequence MDTRTGSRLDLRRGIGDKKMMMDVSKNEPSSKNGATQQECAGCGKTITERYLLKALDLYWHEDCLKCGCCDCRLGEVGSTLYTKANLILCKRDYLRLFGNTGYCAACNKVIPAFEMVMRARTNVYHLECFSCQECDHKFCVGDQFYLYENKILCEYHYKERVYFANMPHPPPNDTLAHIKRQVTHLQPQTVPAGGPPRQANGETAHNHNGYPAPATSSAHNVLNPMNNLNGINAQAPYDAK from the exons tCGATTAGATCTCCGACGGGGAATCGGAGATAAAAAGATGATGATGGACGTGAGCAAGAATGAACCAAGTAGTAAAAACGGGGCGACTCAGCAAGAATGTGCTGGTTGTGGCAAGACTATCACGGAAAG GTATTTATTGAAAGCCTTGGACTTGTACTGGCACGAAGACTGTTTGAAATGTGGTTGCTGCGATTGCAGACTAGGAGAGGTCGGTTCTACGCTTTATACAAAGGCCAATTTAATTCTCTGCAAAAGAGATTACTTGAG GCTCTTTGGAAACACCGGCTACTGTGCGGCATGTAACAAAGTCATACCAGCGTTCGAGATGGTAATGAGAGCAAGAACTAACGTCTATCATCTGGAATGTTTTTCCTGTCAAGAATGCGATCACAA ATTTTGCGTGGGCGATCAGTTTTATCTCTATGAGAATAAGATTCTCTGCGAGTATCATTACAAGGAGAGAGTCTATTTCGCCAACATGCCGCATCCTCCGCCGAACGATACTTTAGCGCATATTAAAAGACAGGTCACGCATCTTCAACCTCAA aCGGTACCTGCTGGAGGTCCTCCGAGACAGGCGAATGGGGAAACAGCCCATAACCACAATGGATATCCAGCACCGGCTACATCGAGCGCTCACAACGTCCTGAACCccatgaataatttaaatggtaTCAATGCGCAAGCACCGTACGATGCCAAATGA
- the LOC124955223 gene encoding LIM domain only protein 3-like isoform X4 — MCINEEDRRLDLRRGIGDKKMMMDVSKNEPSSKNGATQQECAGCGKTITERYLLKALDLYWHEDCLKCGCCDCRLGEVGSTLYTKANLILCKRDYLRLFGNTGYCAACNKVIPAFEMVMRARTNVYHLECFSCQECDHKFCVGDQFYLYENKILCEYHYKERVYFANMPHPPPNDTLAHIKRQVTHLQPQTVPAGGPPRQANGETAHNHNGYPAPATSSAHNVLNPMNNLNGINAQAPYDAK, encoded by the exons tCGATTAGATCTCCGACGGGGAATCGGAGATAAAAAGATGATGATGGACGTGAGCAAGAATGAACCAAGTAGTAAAAACGGGGCGACTCAGCAAGAATGTGCTGGTTGTGGCAAGACTATCACGGAAAG GTATTTATTGAAAGCCTTGGACTTGTACTGGCACGAAGACTGTTTGAAATGTGGTTGCTGCGATTGCAGACTAGGAGAGGTCGGTTCTACGCTTTATACAAAGGCCAATTTAATTCTCTGCAAAAGAGATTACTTGAG GCTCTTTGGAAACACCGGCTACTGTGCGGCATGTAACAAAGTCATACCAGCGTTCGAGATGGTAATGAGAGCAAGAACTAACGTCTATCATCTGGAATGTTTTTCCTGTCAAGAATGCGATCACAA ATTTTGCGTGGGCGATCAGTTTTATCTCTATGAGAATAAGATTCTCTGCGAGTATCATTACAAGGAGAGAGTCTATTTCGCCAACATGCCGCATCCTCCGCCGAACGATACTTTAGCGCATATTAAAAGACAGGTCACGCATCTTCAACCTCAA aCGGTACCTGCTGGAGGTCCTCCGAGACAGGCGAATGGGGAAACAGCCCATAACCACAATGGATATCCAGCACCGGCTACATCGAGCGCTCACAACGTCCTGAACCccatgaataatttaaatggtaTCAATGCGCAAGCACCGTACGATGCCAAATGA
- the LOC124955223 gene encoding LIM domain only protein 3-like isoform X3, which yields MGENDIQHRLDLRRGIGDKKMMMDVSKNEPSSKNGATQQECAGCGKTITERYLLKALDLYWHEDCLKCGCCDCRLGEVGSTLYTKANLILCKRDYLRLFGNTGYCAACNKVIPAFEMVMRARTNVYHLECFSCQECDHKFCVGDQFYLYENKILCEYHYKERVYFANMPHPPPNDTLAHIKRQVTHLQPQTVPAGGPPRQANGETAHNHNGYPAPATSSAHNVLNPMNNLNGINAQAPYDAK from the exons tCGATTAGATCTCCGACGGGGAATCGGAGATAAAAAGATGATGATGGACGTGAGCAAGAATGAACCAAGTAGTAAAAACGGGGCGACTCAGCAAGAATGTGCTGGTTGTGGCAAGACTATCACGGAAAG GTATTTATTGAAAGCCTTGGACTTGTACTGGCACGAAGACTGTTTGAAATGTGGTTGCTGCGATTGCAGACTAGGAGAGGTCGGTTCTACGCTTTATACAAAGGCCAATTTAATTCTCTGCAAAAGAGATTACTTGAG GCTCTTTGGAAACACCGGCTACTGTGCGGCATGTAACAAAGTCATACCAGCGTTCGAGATGGTAATGAGAGCAAGAACTAACGTCTATCATCTGGAATGTTTTTCCTGTCAAGAATGCGATCACAA ATTTTGCGTGGGCGATCAGTTTTATCTCTATGAGAATAAGATTCTCTGCGAGTATCATTACAAGGAGAGAGTCTATTTCGCCAACATGCCGCATCCTCCGCCGAACGATACTTTAGCGCATATTAAAAGACAGGTCACGCATCTTCAACCTCAA aCGGTACCTGCTGGAGGTCCTCCGAGACAGGCGAATGGGGAAACAGCCCATAACCACAATGGATATCCAGCACCGGCTACATCGAGCGCTCACAACGTCCTGAACCccatgaataatttaaatggtaTCAATGCGCAAGCACCGTACGATGCCAAATGA
- the LOC124955223 gene encoding LIM domain only protein 3-like isoform X5: MTFPRSSRLDLRRGIGDKKMMMDVSKNEPSSKNGATQQECAGCGKTITERYLLKALDLYWHEDCLKCGCCDCRLGEVGSTLYTKANLILCKRDYLRLFGNTGYCAACNKVIPAFEMVMRARTNVYHLECFSCQECDHKFCVGDQFYLYENKILCEYHYKERVYFANMPHPPPNDTLAHIKRQVTHLQPQTVPAGGPPRQANGETAHNHNGYPAPATSSAHNVLNPMNNLNGINAQAPYDAK; this comes from the exons tCGATTAGATCTCCGACGGGGAATCGGAGATAAAAAGATGATGATGGACGTGAGCAAGAATGAACCAAGTAGTAAAAACGGGGCGACTCAGCAAGAATGTGCTGGTTGTGGCAAGACTATCACGGAAAG GTATTTATTGAAAGCCTTGGACTTGTACTGGCACGAAGACTGTTTGAAATGTGGTTGCTGCGATTGCAGACTAGGAGAGGTCGGTTCTACGCTTTATACAAAGGCCAATTTAATTCTCTGCAAAAGAGATTACTTGAG GCTCTTTGGAAACACCGGCTACTGTGCGGCATGTAACAAAGTCATACCAGCGTTCGAGATGGTAATGAGAGCAAGAACTAACGTCTATCATCTGGAATGTTTTTCCTGTCAAGAATGCGATCACAA ATTTTGCGTGGGCGATCAGTTTTATCTCTATGAGAATAAGATTCTCTGCGAGTATCATTACAAGGAGAGAGTCTATTTCGCCAACATGCCGCATCCTCCGCCGAACGATACTTTAGCGCATATTAAAAGACAGGTCACGCATCTTCAACCTCAA aCGGTACCTGCTGGAGGTCCTCCGAGACAGGCGAATGGGGAAACAGCCCATAACCACAATGGATATCCAGCACCGGCTACATCGAGCGCTCACAACGTCCTGAACCccatgaataatttaaatggtaTCAATGCGCAAGCACCGTACGATGCCAAATGA
- the LOC124955223 gene encoding uncharacterized protein LOC124955223 isoform X2: MDTRTGSRLDLRRGIGDKKMMMDVSKNEPSSKNGATQQECAGCGKTITERYLLKALDLYWHEDCLKCGCCDCRLGEVGSTLYTKANLILCKRDYLRFCVGDQFYLYENKILCEYHYKERVYFANMPHPPPNDTLAHIKRQVTHLQPQTVPAGGPPRQANGETAHNHNGYPAPATSSAHNVLNPMNNLNGINAQAPYDAK, encoded by the exons tCGATTAGATCTCCGACGGGGAATCGGAGATAAAAAGATGATGATGGACGTGAGCAAGAATGAACCAAGTAGTAAAAACGGGGCGACTCAGCAAGAATGTGCTGGTTGTGGCAAGACTATCACGGAAAG GTATTTATTGAAAGCCTTGGACTTGTACTGGCACGAAGACTGTTTGAAATGTGGTTGCTGCGATTGCAGACTAGGAGAGGTCGGTTCTACGCTTTATACAAAGGCCAATTTAATTCTCTGCAAAAGAGATTACTTGAG ATTTTGCGTGGGCGATCAGTTTTATCTCTATGAGAATAAGATTCTCTGCGAGTATCATTACAAGGAGAGAGTCTATTTCGCCAACATGCCGCATCCTCCGCCGAACGATACTTTAGCGCATATTAAAAGACAGGTCACGCATCTTCAACCTCAA aCGGTACCTGCTGGAGGTCCTCCGAGACAGGCGAATGGGGAAACAGCCCATAACCACAATGGATATCCAGCACCGGCTACATCGAGCGCTCACAACGTCCTGAACCccatgaataatttaaatggtaTCAATGCGCAAGCACCGTACGATGCCAAATGA
- the LOC124955223 gene encoding LIM domain only protein 3-like isoform X6, protein MKSRLDLRRGIGDKKMMMDVSKNEPSSKNGATQQECAGCGKTITERYLLKALDLYWHEDCLKCGCCDCRLGEVGSTLYTKANLILCKRDYLRLFGNTGYCAACNKVIPAFEMVMRARTNVYHLECFSCQECDHKFCVGDQFYLYENKILCEYHYKERVYFANMPHPPPNDTLAHIKRQVTHLQPQTVPAGGPPRQANGETAHNHNGYPAPATSSAHNVLNPMNNLNGINAQAPYDAK, encoded by the exons tCGATTAGATCTCCGACGGGGAATCGGAGATAAAAAGATGATGATGGACGTGAGCAAGAATGAACCAAGTAGTAAAAACGGGGCGACTCAGCAAGAATGTGCTGGTTGTGGCAAGACTATCACGGAAAG GTATTTATTGAAAGCCTTGGACTTGTACTGGCACGAAGACTGTTTGAAATGTGGTTGCTGCGATTGCAGACTAGGAGAGGTCGGTTCTACGCTTTATACAAAGGCCAATTTAATTCTCTGCAAAAGAGATTACTTGAG GCTCTTTGGAAACACCGGCTACTGTGCGGCATGTAACAAAGTCATACCAGCGTTCGAGATGGTAATGAGAGCAAGAACTAACGTCTATCATCTGGAATGTTTTTCCTGTCAAGAATGCGATCACAA ATTTTGCGTGGGCGATCAGTTTTATCTCTATGAGAATAAGATTCTCTGCGAGTATCATTACAAGGAGAGAGTCTATTTCGCCAACATGCCGCATCCTCCGCCGAACGATACTTTAGCGCATATTAAAAGACAGGTCACGCATCTTCAACCTCAA aCGGTACCTGCTGGAGGTCCTCCGAGACAGGCGAATGGGGAAACAGCCCATAACCACAATGGATATCCAGCACCGGCTACATCGAGCGCTCACAACGTCCTGAACCccatgaataatttaaatggtaTCAATGCGCAAGCACCGTACGATGCCAAATGA
- the LOC124955223 gene encoding LIM domain only protein 3-like isoform X7, whose translation MMMDVSKNEPSSKNGATQQECAGCGKTITERYLLKALDLYWHEDCLKCGCCDCRLGEVGSTLYTKANLILCKRDYLRLFGNTGYCAACNKVIPAFEMVMRARTNVYHLECFSCQECDHKFCVGDQFYLYENKILCEYHYKERVYFANMPHPPPNDTLAHIKRQVTHLQPQTVPAGGPPRQANGETAHNHNGYPAPATSSAHNVLNPMNNLNGINAQAPYDAK comes from the exons ATGATGATGGACGTGAGCAAGAATGAACCAAGTAGTAAAAACGGGGCGACTCAGCAAGAATGTGCTGGTTGTGGCAAGACTATCACGGAAAG GTATTTATTGAAAGCCTTGGACTTGTACTGGCACGAAGACTGTTTGAAATGTGGTTGCTGCGATTGCAGACTAGGAGAGGTCGGTTCTACGCTTTATACAAAGGCCAATTTAATTCTCTGCAAAAGAGATTACTTGAG GCTCTTTGGAAACACCGGCTACTGTGCGGCATGTAACAAAGTCATACCAGCGTTCGAGATGGTAATGAGAGCAAGAACTAACGTCTATCATCTGGAATGTTTTTCCTGTCAAGAATGCGATCACAA ATTTTGCGTGGGCGATCAGTTTTATCTCTATGAGAATAAGATTCTCTGCGAGTATCATTACAAGGAGAGAGTCTATTTCGCCAACATGCCGCATCCTCCGCCGAACGATACTTTAGCGCATATTAAAAGACAGGTCACGCATCTTCAACCTCAA aCGGTACCTGCTGGAGGTCCTCCGAGACAGGCGAATGGGGAAACAGCCCATAACCACAATGGATATCCAGCACCGGCTACATCGAGCGCTCACAACGTCCTGAACCccatgaataatttaaatggtaTCAATGCGCAAGCACCGTACGATGCCAAATGA